The following are encoded in a window of Collinsella aerofaciens genomic DNA:
- the mreC gene encoding rod shape-determining protein MreC, producing MRPLIVFSLISVLLLTFYIREGEAGPIHAVRSGVTTITSPVRFVGSAVAAPFNAIGNVFSNLTASQDTLDELKKQNEELTSKVAELSEAQKTAERLEGLVGLQSTYNLKSTAARIVGASGDAWTSTVTIDKGSADGLTINMPVTSSAGVIGQIIEVSAKTSTVRLIGDENSGVSAMVQDTRAQGMLQGQADGTLRLEYVSVDSDVKVGDIIVTSGIGGVFPKGLPLGTVSSVEKSANDVYYTIVVRAQTTAENNEEVLVITSLTDEQSASDEDVSTANSTPQGTSRDAVTKTKDESSDDSSDTSETTDSGSSE from the coding sequence ATGCGCCCGTTGATTGTTTTCAGCCTGATTTCGGTGTTGCTGCTCACGTTTTACATCCGCGAGGGCGAGGCAGGGCCGATTCATGCCGTGCGTTCGGGCGTAACGACGATTACCTCTCCGGTGCGCTTTGTGGGCTCGGCTGTGGCGGCTCCCTTCAATGCGATTGGCAACGTGTTCTCTAACCTAACGGCGTCGCAGGACACGCTCGACGAGCTCAAGAAGCAAAATGAGGAGCTGACCTCTAAGGTCGCCGAGCTTTCTGAGGCTCAAAAGACTGCCGAGCGCCTGGAGGGCCTGGTCGGGCTGCAATCGACCTACAATCTCAAATCGACCGCAGCTCGTATCGTTGGTGCCTCCGGCGATGCCTGGACCTCGACCGTTACCATCGACAAGGGCTCTGCCGACGGCCTTACCATCAACATGCCCGTGACGAGTTCTGCCGGTGTTATCGGCCAGATTATCGAGGTATCGGCCAAGACCTCTACCGTGCGCCTGATTGGCGACGAGAACTCGGGCGTGTCCGCCATGGTGCAGGACACGCGCGCCCAGGGTATGCTGCAGGGTCAGGCTGACGGCACGCTGCGTCTTGAGTACGTGAGCGTCGACTCCGATGTTAAGGTTGGCGATATCATCGTGACCTCTGGCATCGGTGGCGTGTTCCCCAAGGGCCTTCCGCTTGGCACCGTCTCGTCGGTTGAGAAATCGGCAAACGACGTGTACTACACCATTGTGGTGCGCGCTCAGACCACGGCCGAGAACAACGAGGAAGTGCTGGTCATCACCTCGCTGACCGACGAACAGTCGGCCTCGGATGAGGACGTGAGCACGGCCAACAGCACGCCGCAGGGAACGTCGCGCGATGCTGTGACCAAGACGAAGGACGAGAGCTCGGATGACAGTTCCGACACGTCCGAGACGACCGATTCTGGCTCGAGCGAATAG
- a CDS encoding rod shape-determining protein: protein MDMFFGSYAGDLAIDLGTANTLVSVRGKGIVIREPSVVAIDKNDERILAVGIEAKRMLGRTPGNIVAVRPLKDGVIADFDVTEAMLRYFIDKASEKRYPWTPRPRVVVCVPSGVTSVEKRAVFEATIQAGARQAYLIEEPMAAAIGADLPVEEPTGSMVIDIGGGTTEVAVIAMGGIVVSQSIRIAGDEFDQAILTHVRDAYNLAIGERTAEDIKIKVGSAVPLKDELDVEVNGRDVITGLPKTVRIESEEIRRALNKPLDEMAKAVKDALDATPPDLASDLMYYGILLTGGGALLRGLDVRLRDETGVSVNVSPTALDNVVNGCARVLEANAFDGGFVQTNA from the coding sequence ATGGATATGTTCTTCGGTAGCTATGCGGGCGATCTTGCCATCGACCTCGGCACCGCAAATACGCTTGTCTCCGTGCGTGGCAAGGGCATCGTCATTCGCGAGCCCTCTGTTGTCGCCATCGACAAGAACGACGAGCGCATCCTCGCGGTCGGTATCGAGGCAAAGCGCATGCTCGGCCGTACGCCCGGCAACATCGTGGCCGTTCGTCCCCTGAAGGACGGCGTCATCGCCGACTTCGATGTTACCGAGGCCATGCTCCGCTACTTTATCGACAAGGCGTCTGAGAAGCGCTATCCGTGGACCCCGCGTCCGCGCGTTGTCGTCTGCGTTCCCTCCGGTGTCACGTCTGTCGAGAAGCGTGCCGTCTTTGAGGCTACGATCCAAGCCGGCGCTCGCCAGGCCTATCTGATCGAAGAGCCTATGGCCGCCGCTATCGGCGCCGACCTGCCCGTCGAGGAACCCACCGGCTCCATGGTCATCGACATCGGTGGCGGTACCACCGAGGTTGCCGTTATCGCTATGGGCGGCATCGTCGTCTCGCAGTCCATCCGTATTGCCGGCGACGAGTTCGATCAGGCCATCCTCACGCACGTTCGCGATGCCTACAACCTTGCCATCGGCGAGCGTACGGCAGAGGACATCAAGATCAAGGTCGGTTCCGCCGTGCCGCTCAAGGACGAGCTCGACGTCGAGGTCAACGGCCGCGACGTGATCACCGGTCTGCCCAAGACCGTGCGCATCGAGAGCGAGGAGATTCGTCGCGCGCTCAACAAGCCGCTCGACGAGATGGCCAAGGCCGTCAAGGACGCCCTCGATGCCACGCCGCCCGATCTTGCCTCGGACCTTATGTACTACGGCATTTTGCTGACTGGTGGCGGCGCGCTGCTGCGCGGTCTCGACGTGCGCCTGCGCGATGAGACCGGTGTTTCGGTCAACGTCAGCCCCACGGCGCTCGATAACGTCGTTAACGGCTGTGCCCGCGTGCTCGAGGCCAATGCGTTTGATGGCGGCTTCGTCCAGACCAATGCTTAA
- a CDS encoding tetratricopeptide repeat protein: MNSQLIQQGRAAYRAGDFSAAAQMLGAAKTPDEIMGEADHLRGNALMHLGMYAEAAEAYAAALNDGTYGKRGALLTNRGKALAAVGDYTTAAQAFSAATQDASYATPFKAYLGLGNALFQSGDYANAGTAFRQAAIDGANPAPAAALGELGRCFIKLGRPADAVETYRTAIDFAGPRDDTRALNAGMGQALSAAGRPSDALDAFNAATADGIYQLTSEQADELARVHDSLAALSAQTAMATAPAPAMDAPAVDPLDPTGATGQFMPDPSDTGFFTLSESEMVQQDRQDRKQAKVRRRHRHTGLKVFIVLLLLILIAAGGLGFAYTRGFGFPSQESVVTDLFQAAGDGDTAKAESCLASSLSEDAKSMIISSIPQGATVSVEGMDQSMTETTAKVKASLSKGGEQEYTVKFVRSDNHIGWAVSSLDMDFSAADNQ; encoded by the coding sequence TTGAATAGCCAGCTGATCCAACAGGGCCGCGCCGCTTACCGCGCGGGTGATTTTTCCGCTGCAGCCCAGATGCTTGGGGCGGCAAAAACTCCCGATGAGATTATGGGCGAGGCCGATCACCTTCGTGGTAACGCCTTGATGCACCTGGGCATGTATGCCGAGGCCGCCGAGGCCTACGCCGCTGCCCTCAATGACGGCACCTACGGCAAGCGCGGCGCGCTGCTCACCAACCGCGGCAAGGCACTCGCCGCCGTGGGCGACTACACGACGGCCGCCCAGGCGTTCTCTGCTGCTACGCAGGATGCTTCCTATGCCACGCCGTTCAAGGCCTATCTGGGCCTGGGCAATGCGCTGTTCCAGTCGGGCGACTATGCCAACGCGGGTACTGCCTTTCGTCAGGCCGCCATCGACGGCGCCAATCCGGCTCCTGCCGCCGCACTCGGCGAGCTCGGTCGTTGCTTCATTAAGCTTGGCCGTCCGGCGGATGCCGTGGAGACCTACCGCACGGCTATCGACTTTGCCGGTCCCCGCGACGACACGCGTGCGCTCAACGCCGGCATGGGTCAGGCGCTTTCTGCCGCCGGCCGCCCCTCCGACGCACTCGACGCCTTTAACGCCGCTACTGCCGATGGCATCTACCAGCTCACCTCCGAGCAGGCCGATGAGCTTGCCCGCGTGCACGATTCGCTTGCCGCGCTGTCTGCCCAGACGGCTATGGCCACGGCTCCGGCGCCCGCGATGGACGCTCCTGCCGTTGATCCGCTCGATCCTACGGGCGCGACCGGCCAGTTTATGCCCGATCCCTCGGACACCGGCTTCTTTACGCTGTCCGAGTCCGAGATGGTCCAGCAGGACCGTCAGGATCGTAAGCAGGCCAAGGTCCGTCGTCGCCATCGCCACACGGGCCTCAAAGTCTTCATCGTGCTGCTTCTGCTCATTTTGATCGCCGCGGGCGGTCTGGGCTTTGCCTACACGCGCGGCTTTGGCTTCCCGTCTCAGGAGTCTGTCGTTACCGATCTGTTCCAGGCTGCCGGCGACGGTGACACCGCAAAGGCCGAGTCTTGCCTGGCCTCGAGCCTGTCCGAGGACGCCAAGTCGATGATCATCTCCTCGATTCCGCAGGGTGCCACCGTGTCCGTCGAGGGTATGGATCAGTCCATGACCGAGACGACCGCCAAGGTTAAGGCTTCGCTGTCCAAGGGCGGCGAGCAGGAGTACACCGTCAAATTCGTGCGCTCCGACAACCATATCGGCTGGGCCGTTTCCTCGCTCGATATGGATTTCTCGGCTGCTGACAACCAGTAG
- a CDS encoding peptidylprolyl isomerase: MFGFKKELYTPEYQLAGDECAVIETSKGTIKVKFDGEGAPIHVANFCELSTMGFYDGLKFHRYVPGFVIQGGDPNTRDMSGADVAAGLEGPDGMPGTGGPGYCIKGEFATNPRNSHVDGALAMARSMDPDSAGSQFYFCLGAQHNLDSGYTVFGTTVEGLDVISQLRAGDEIVHVEIVHE, translated from the coding sequence ATGTTTGGTTTTAAGAAAGAGCTCTACACGCCCGAGTATCAGCTTGCCGGCGACGAGTGCGCCGTTATCGAGACGTCGAAGGGTACCATCAAGGTCAAGTTTGACGGTGAGGGCGCTCCCATTCATGTCGCGAACTTCTGCGAGCTTTCCACGATGGGTTTCTATGATGGCCTTAAGTTCCATCGCTATGTGCCCGGCTTTGTCATTCAGGGCGGCGACCCCAATACCCGCGATATGTCCGGCGCCGACGTCGCTGCCGGTCTTGAGGGCCCTGACGGCATGCCCGGTACCGGTGGTCCCGGCTACTGCATCAAGGGCGAGTTTGCCACCAATCCGCGCAACAGCCATGTCGATGGTGCCCTTGCCATGGCGCGCTCCATGGACCCCGATTCCGCGGGTTCGCAGTTCTACTTCTGCCTGGGTGCCCAGCATAACCTCGATTCCGGTTACACCGTCTTTGGTACCACGGTCGAGGGTCTCGATGTGATTTCACAGCTGCGTGCCGGCGACGAGATCGTCCATGTCGAGATCGTTCACGAGTAA
- a CDS encoding zinc ribbon domain-containing protein has translation MICPHCLKTIEDGASFCPYCNAYVGPGDGPEHTEFVFCEGCGARLSPHDRTCPKCGRPAPGILSEDAAASDLAAGRTAGFPRLTQEQIDTEVPHAPASAAAVLSDAADPNETCVLPAFDKDFGIPKVDIPTPVSLHDDAQKPKRKVHPDEDAYHKHKRHIPKPLIVIAVLAVVCGGAYWFVTADPMGVMPAFYDQFGQAAQTTFPTRQKGEATEDDTKQDDSAEVVQEETVLTDDQLYTRLDGLYQTIVSYGDEDQIGEVIDSFNNGYLRTPLSTRQELSQSAYALRDQIKKTQDELNNLKYQDDTVYADDIAHLKQLAEWMYERVDVICQSWDISLAIPDGESMSSHQSEILAPIAQGGNSALNQYDANVGSWKPQQRSYN, from the coding sequence GTGATCTGCCCGCATTGCCTTAAGACTATCGAGGACGGCGCCTCGTTCTGCCCCTACTGCAACGCCTATGTGGGTCCGGGCGATGGTCCCGAACACACCGAGTTCGTGTTCTGTGAGGGCTGCGGTGCCCGTCTTTCTCCGCATGATCGCACGTGCCCCAAATGCGGACGCCCTGCTCCGGGTATCCTCTCCGAGGACGCGGCCGCATCCGACCTGGCAGCGGGCCGCACGGCGGGCTTTCCGCGCCTAACGCAAGAGCAGATCGATACCGAGGTGCCTCATGCGCCGGCCTCTGCCGCTGCGGTGCTTTCGGATGCCGCCGACCCCAACGAGACCTGCGTGCTGCCGGCCTTCGATAAGGATTTCGGTATCCCCAAGGTCGATATTCCCACGCCCGTTTCCCTGCATGACGATGCTCAAAAACCCAAGCGCAAGGTGCATCCCGACGAGGACGCCTATCACAAGCACAAGCGTCATATCCCCAAGCCGCTCATCGTCATCGCGGTCCTTGCCGTCGTTTGCGGCGGTGCCTATTGGTTCGTGACGGCCGATCCCATGGGTGTCATGCCTGCCTTCTACGACCAGTTTGGTCAGGCTGCGCAGACGACCTTCCCCACGCGCCAAAAGGGCGAGGCGACTGAGGACGATACCAAGCAAGACGATTCTGCCGAGGTGGTCCAGGAAGAAACCGTGCTGACCGATGATCAACTCTATACCAGGCTCGACGGTCTGTATCAGACCATCGTGTCCTACGGTGACGAGGACCAGATTGGCGAGGTCATCGATTCCTTTAACAACGGTTATCTCCGAACGCCGCTGTCCACCCGTCAGGAGCTGTCGCAGAGTGCCTACGCCCTGCGCGACCAGATCAAAAAGACGCAAGATGAGCTCAACAACCTTAAGTATCAGGACGATACGGTCTATGCGGACGACATCGCCCACTTAAAGCAGCTTGCCGAGTGGATGTACGAACGTGTCGACGTGATCTGCCAGAGCTGGGATATCTCGCTGGCCATTCCTGATGGTGAGTCGATGAGTTCCCACCAAAGCGAGATCCTGGCGCCCATCGCGCAGGGCGGCAACAGCGCGCTGAACCAGTACGACGCCAATGTGGGCTCCTGGAAGCCGCAGCAGCGTTCCTATAATTAG
- a CDS encoding HAD-IC family P-type ATPase produces the protein MAATDIERGLSTAEVEERIAAGKINRNMELKTKSVKELIIENLCTLFNLINVILAFLVILTGSFKNLTFLFVVFLNTAIGVIQSMRSKKMVDKLTLLTSKKAIAVRDGAEVELGLDQIVLDDIIRLGRGDQIPADAVVVSGEALVNESLLTGESDLIKKQPGSELMSGSFIDSGLLRARVIHVGADNYVAKINNEAKYVKKVNSEIMNALNAIVRFASIIMIPLGLALFASSVSELWDAAGTPGDSALSWCFSELLAGYVPSSALLSTVGALLGMIPQGLVLLTSSVLAIATVRLARRKVLAQQLYCIETLARVDVLCLDKTGTITSGRMEVEGTYPLPVEGVSLGAGSDEAAVPVDTTVLDFALANVARATSADANETCQALLNYYADRPVEVSEPLSVIPFSSSKKWSGASFAQGSYVMGAAQFVLSDRVFSQVENRVAELADTCRVLVVARVDGFTPDGDMVGEAEPVGFVTIRDEIRTSAAETIGYFNEQGVTLNVISGDDPRTVSSIACVVGVPGADAYVDATTLDTPAKLDAAVDRYHVFGRVTPQQKRELVQALKRREHTVAMTGDGVNDVLALKEADCSVAMAAGSDAARNVAEIVLVDNDFASMPAVVAEGRRSINNLQRSASLFLTKTLFSMGLAALCIALPPYPFEPIQMTLINFFCIGAPGFVLGLEPNNARVKGAFLSNVLKRALPASIAVILAAALDIFVARVFGFSQLTLSTMCLLTSCAASVSLIWRISQPLTPLRVVLFVFVVAGILVGVIGFPELLSIANLSMGQMVILAVIVVFICSVFFKLATMMDSLKPRRRHAATGFGRGVRVRLGRGGGKVSSTGSTAERFAKRVAADMAQRREDRTAREAEVRALEGVAQAQPKKKKSTGAKRSRVTKSAQGIKVSMPSKKKK, from the coding sequence ATGGCAGCAACGGATATCGAGCGCGGACTCTCAACCGCCGAGGTCGAGGAGCGTATCGCCGCCGGTAAAATAAACCGCAACATGGAACTCAAGACCAAGTCGGTCAAAGAGCTCATCATCGAGAACCTCTGCACGCTGTTCAATTTGATCAACGTGATCTTGGCTTTCCTGGTCATTTTGACCGGTTCGTTTAAGAATCTGACGTTCCTGTTCGTGGTGTTCTTGAACACCGCTATTGGCGTCATTCAGTCCATGCGTTCCAAGAAGATGGTCGATAAGCTCACGCTGCTGACCTCCAAGAAGGCCATCGCGGTGCGCGACGGCGCCGAGGTGGAGCTCGGCCTGGACCAGATCGTGCTCGACGACATCATCCGCTTGGGGCGCGGCGACCAGATTCCCGCCGACGCCGTGGTGGTGTCGGGCGAGGCGCTCGTGAACGAGAGCCTGCTGACGGGCGAGAGCGACCTTATTAAGAAACAGCCAGGCTCTGAGCTCATGAGCGGCAGCTTTATCGACTCGGGCCTGCTGCGCGCCCGCGTGATCCATGTCGGCGCCGACAACTACGTGGCCAAAATTAATAACGAGGCCAAGTACGTCAAAAAGGTTAATTCCGAGATCATGAACGCGCTGAACGCCATCGTGCGCTTTGCGAGCATCATCATGATCCCGCTCGGTTTGGCGTTGTTTGCCTCGAGTGTGAGCGAGCTGTGGGATGCCGCGGGAACCCCGGGCGATAGCGCGCTTTCGTGGTGCTTCTCCGAGCTGTTGGCCGGTTATGTGCCTTCGTCGGCGCTGCTGTCCACGGTGGGCGCCCTGCTGGGTATGATCCCGCAAGGCCTGGTGCTGCTGACTTCGTCGGTGCTCGCCATCGCCACGGTGCGCCTGGCCCGCCGCAAGGTGCTGGCACAGCAGCTCTACTGCATCGAGACACTCGCTCGCGTCGACGTGCTGTGCCTGGATAAGACGGGCACCATCACGTCGGGCCGCATGGAGGTCGAGGGCACGTATCCGCTGCCGGTTGAGGGCGTGAGTCTAGGCGCCGGCTCGGACGAGGCGGCCGTTCCCGTCGATACCACGGTGCTCGATTTTGCACTGGCTAACGTCGCGCGTGCGACTTCGGCCGATGCCAACGAGACCTGCCAGGCGCTGCTCAACTATTACGCCGACCGCCCGGTCGAGGTGTCTGAGCCGCTGTCGGTCATTCCGTTCTCGTCCTCCAAAAAGTGGAGCGGCGCGTCGTTTGCGCAGGGCTCCTATGTGATGGGTGCGGCGCAGTTTGTGCTCTCTGATCGTGTGTTTTCGCAGGTCGAGAACCGTGTCGCCGAGCTTGCCGATACCTGCCGCGTGCTCGTGGTGGCGCGCGTGGACGGCTTTACGCCCGATGGCGATATGGTGGGCGAGGCCGAGCCCGTGGGCTTTGTGACCATCCGCGATGAGATTCGTACCTCGGCGGCCGAGACCATCGGCTACTTTAACGAGCAGGGCGTGACCCTCAACGTGATCAGTGGTGACGACCCGCGTACGGTGTCGTCGATCGCGTGCGTGGTGGGCGTGCCGGGGGCGGACGCTTATGTGGACGCCACGACGCTCGATACGCCGGCCAAGCTCGATGCCGCAGTGGACCGCTACCATGTCTTTGGTCGTGTGACCCCGCAGCAGAAGCGCGAGCTCGTGCAGGCGCTCAAGCGCCGCGAGCACACCGTGGCCATGACGGGCGACGGCGTCAACGACGTGCTGGCGCTCAAGGAGGCCGACTGCTCCGTCGCCATGGCGGCCGGCTCCGATGCCGCGCGCAACGTGGCCGAGATCGTACTCGTTGACAACGACTTTGCCTCGATGCCCGCCGTGGTGGCCGAGGGCCGTCGCTCCATCAACAACCTGCAGCGTTCGGCGTCGCTGTTCCTGACCAAGACGCTGTTCTCGATGGGCCTGGCGGCGCTGTGCATCGCGCTGCCGCCGTACCCCTTCGAGCCCATCCAGATGACGCTCATCAACTTCTTTTGCATCGGCGCGCCGGGCTTTGTGTTGGGCCTGGAGCCCAACAATGCTCGCGTGAAGGGTGCGTTTTTGAGCAACGTACTCAAGCGTGCACTGCCGGCGTCGATTGCGGTCATTTTGGCTGCGGCACTCGATATCTTTGTGGCGCGCGTGTTTGGCTTTAGCCAGCTCACACTGTCTACGATGTGCCTGCTTACGTCGTGCGCGGCGAGCGTCAGCCTGATCTGGCGCATCTCACAGCCTCTCACGCCCTTACGTGTGGTGCTCTTTGTGTTTGTAGTCGCCGGCATCCTGGTGGGCGTTATCGGATTCCCGGAGCTGCTGTCTATTGCTAACCTGTCGATGGGCCAGATGGTTATCTTGGCTGTCATCGTGGTCTTTATCTGCTCGGTGTTCTTTAAGCTCGCCACGATGATGGATTCGCTCAAGCCGCGTCGTCGTCATGCCGCAACTGGTTTTGGCCGCGGTGTGCGCGTCCGCCTGGGTCGCGGTGGCGGCAAGGTGAGCTCGACGGGCTCGACGGCCGAACGTTTTGCCAAGCGCGTCGCCGCCGACATGGCGCAGCGCCGCGAAGATCGCACCGCTCGCGAGGCCGAGGTCCGCGCACTCGAGGGCGTGGCCCAGGCCCAGCCCAAGAAAAAGAAGAGTACCGGAGCTAAGCGCTCTCGTGTGACCAAGTCCGCCCAAGGCATCAAAGTCTCGATGCCAAGCAAAAAGAAGAAGTAG
- the aroF gene encoding 3-deoxy-7-phosphoheptulonate synthase: protein MIAILKQSASDEAVGHIVSWIEKKGLKTDVSRGENETIIGLVGDTTKIDPFLLESMDVVERVQRVSEPFKRANRKFHPEDSVIDCGHGVKIGGDQFQVIAGPCSVEGENLIRIARRVKTAGATMLRGGAYKPRTSPYAYQGMGPAGLDLLCEASAELDMPIVTEIMDPRDVQVFLDKKIDVMQIGARNAQNFPLLKEVGKTQTPILLKRGMSGTIDELLMAAEYIMSEGNDNVILCERGIRTFETRTRNTFDLNAVPVLHHLSHLPVVADPSHATGYTRYVEPMALAATVCGANGLEIEVHDEPSRAWSDGAQALTPDQFDDAMRRIRAIREVVCQETME, encoded by the coding sequence ATGATTGCAATTTTAAAGCAGAGCGCCAGCGACGAGGCCGTCGGCCATATCGTCAGCTGGATTGAGAAAAAGGGCCTGAAGACCGATGTCTCGCGCGGCGAGAATGAGACCATCATCGGCCTGGTGGGCGACACGACCAAGATCGACCCGTTCCTGCTCGAGTCCATGGACGTCGTCGAGCGCGTGCAGCGCGTCTCCGAGCCGTTCAAGCGTGCCAACCGCAAGTTCCACCCCGAGGACTCCGTCATCGACTGCGGCCACGGCGTCAAAATCGGCGGTGACCAGTTCCAGGTCATCGCCGGCCCCTGCTCCGTCGAGGGCGAGAACCTCATCCGCATCGCCCGCCGCGTGAAGACCGCCGGCGCCACGATGCTGCGCGGCGGTGCCTACAAGCCCCGCACCTCCCCGTACGCCTACCAGGGCATGGGTCCCGCCGGCCTGGACCTGCTGTGCGAGGCATCCGCCGAGCTCGACATGCCGATCGTCACCGAGATCATGGACCCACGCGACGTGCAGGTCTTCCTTGACAAGAAGATTGACGTCATGCAAATCGGCGCCCGCAACGCCCAGAACTTCCCCCTGCTCAAGGAGGTCGGCAAGACCCAGACCCCGATTCTGCTCAAGCGCGGCATGTCCGGCACGATCGACGAGCTGCTCATGGCCGCCGAGTACATCATGAGCGAGGGCAACGACAACGTTATCCTGTGCGAGCGCGGCATCCGCACCTTCGAGACCCGCACCCGCAACACCTTCGACCTCAACGCCGTGCCGGTGCTGCACCACCTGTCGCACCTGCCCGTCGTCGCCGACCCCAGCCACGCCACCGGCTACACCCGCTACGTTGAGCCCATGGCGCTCGCCGCGACCGTCTGCGGCGCCAACGGCCTGGAGATCGAGGTCCACGACGAGCCCAGCCGCGCATGGTCCGACGGCGCTCAGGCCCTCACCCCCGACCAGTTCGACGACGCCATGCGCCGCATTCGCGCCATCCGCGAGGTCGTCTGCCAAGAGACCATGGAGTAG
- a CDS encoding prephenate dehydrogenase: MGTVRNARVNQGGPKCAGIVGLGLIGGSFARGYAQTGVRVLAWDPDDDVMTAASMGTVAGELNDETLGECDIIVLACYPEACIEWLEAHARALADATDTEAIMGPVVIDTVGVKGIVCERAFELAREHGFYFVGAHPMAGTQFSGYANSRADLFQGAPLVLVPPAVDDALKLELLGQVREMVRPLGFGKFSVTSAAEHDRVIAFTSQLAHVVSNAYVKSPTAQVHHGFSAGSYRDLTRVAHLNPQMWSELMIDDADALAYEIDHLIESLGAYSRALKDRDQRYLENLLAEGDRIKRALDDETSH, from the coding sequence ATGGGTACGGTGAGAAACGCGCGCGTTAACCAGGGCGGTCCCAAATGCGCGGGCATCGTGGGCCTGGGCCTCATCGGCGGCAGCTTTGCCCGCGGCTATGCGCAGACGGGCGTCCGCGTGCTGGCCTGGGACCCCGATGATGATGTCATGACGGCCGCCAGCATGGGCACTGTCGCCGGAGAGCTCAACGACGAGACACTCGGCGAATGCGACATCATCGTCCTTGCCTGCTACCCCGAGGCCTGCATCGAGTGGCTCGAGGCGCATGCCCGGGCACTCGCCGACGCCACCGACACCGAGGCCATCATGGGCCCCGTGGTGATCGACACGGTGGGCGTCAAGGGCATCGTGTGCGAGCGCGCCTTTGAGCTTGCCCGCGAGCACGGCTTTTACTTTGTGGGCGCGCACCCCATGGCGGGCACCCAGTTCTCGGGCTACGCTAACTCTCGTGCCGACCTGTTCCAGGGCGCCCCGCTGGTGCTCGTACCGCCCGCGGTAGACGATGCGCTCAAGCTGGAGCTTTTGGGCCAGGTGCGCGAGATGGTGCGCCCCTTGGGCTTTGGCAAGTTCAGCGTGACCAGCGCCGCCGAGCACGACCGCGTCATCGCGTTTACGAGCCAGCTTGCGCACGTGGTATCCAACGCCTACGTCAAAAGCCCCACCGCCCAGGTCCACCACGGCTTTTCGGCCGGTAGCTACCGCGATCTCACCCGCGTGGCGCACCTCAACCCGCAAATGTGGTCCGAGCTCATGATCGACGACGCCGACGCGCTCGCCTACGAGATCGACCATCTGATCGAATCGCTCGGCGCCTACAGCCGTGCGCTCAAGGACCGCGACCAGCGCTATCTGGAGAATCTCCTTGCCGAGGGCGACCGCATTAAGCGCGCGCTCGACGACGAGACCTCCCACTAG
- the aroB gene encoding 3-dehydroquinate synthase, translating into MAITIDIDTARPYQVHVGTFLLEQAGPLVRATAGGTKAVIVTDTNVGPLYQMPVKQSLEASGYEVSICTFEAGEAHKRAETYVAIMEFVAEHELSRSDVIVALGGGVVGDVAGFVAATYMRGCKFVQIPTSLLAMVDSSVGGKTAIDLAAGKNLAGAFWQPSVVIADVGCLATLTPEQFADGCGEVVKHAVIADPELFAELEKTPLTLELLNRDVARVALIIARNIDIKRAVVVADEREINQRKLLNFGHSAGHAVEACEHFELGHGNCVSIGMGIITRAAALHGICDAALPGRIEELCARHGLKTRCDLDADAVFAEALHDKKRAGDTIDLVIPHGIGRCSIDRTPLSTFHELIAEGLGQKGDAFAC; encoded by the coding sequence ATGGCGATTACCATCGATATCGACACTGCACGCCCCTACCAGGTGCATGTTGGCACGTTTTTGCTGGAGCAGGCGGGACCACTCGTGCGCGCCACTGCCGGCGGTACCAAGGCCGTCATCGTGACGGACACCAACGTGGGCCCGCTCTACCAGATGCCCGTTAAGCAGAGCCTGGAGGCGTCAGGCTACGAGGTGAGCATCTGCACCTTCGAGGCCGGAGAGGCCCATAAGCGCGCCGAAACCTATGTTGCCATTATGGAGTTTGTGGCAGAGCACGAGCTTTCGCGCTCCGACGTGATCGTGGCACTCGGTGGCGGCGTCGTGGGCGACGTGGCGGGCTTTGTGGCCGCCACCTACATGCGCGGCTGCAAGTTTGTGCAGATCCCGACGAGCCTGCTCGCCATGGTGGATTCGTCGGTGGGTGGCAAGACCGCCATCGACCTGGCTGCAGGCAAGAACTTGGCCGGCGCCTTTTGGCAGCCGAGCGTGGTTATCGCCGACGTGGGGTGCCTGGCCACCCTCACGCCCGAGCAGTTCGCCGACGGCTGCGGCGAGGTCGTCAAGCACGCCGTGATCGCCGACCCGGAGCTTTTCGCCGAGCTGGAGAAGACCCCACTCACGCTGGAGCTGCTCAACCGCGATGTGGCGCGCGTAGCGCTCATCATCGCCCGCAATATCGACATCAAGCGCGCCGTGGTCGTTGCCGACGAGCGCGAGATCAACCAGCGCAAGCTCCTCAACTTTGGACACAGCGCCGGACACGCCGTCGAGGCCTGCGAGCACTTTGAGCTCGGACACGGCAACTGCGTGTCGATCGGCATGGGCATCATCACGCGCGCCGCGGCTCTGCACGGCATTTGCGATGCTGCACTGCCCGGTCGTATCGAGGAGCTCTGCGCCCGCCATGGCCTCAAGACCCGCTGCGACCTAGATGCCGATGCCGTTTTTGCCGAGGCGCTCCACGACAAGAAGCGCGCGGGCGACACCATCGACCTGGTGATTCCGCACGGCATCGGCCGCTGCAGCATCGACCGCACGCCGCTTTCCACTTTCCACGAACTCATTGCCGAGGGCCTCGGCCAGAAG